From the genome of Desulfovibrio sp. JY:
GGGAAGACAGTGCCCCACGGCAAACAGCACGATGAGGATCACCCCGGTCAGAATCTTTTCCTGGATGGTGATGATTGCCAAAATAGGCGCTATAAAGCCGAATGTACACGAACCCGATAGTACTCCATAGGCCAGACCGAGAAGCAGCGCGCCGGCAAGCCCCTTGACCTTGAGCCGTCCCAGCATACCACTGGAGATGGAGCATTTGGCCACCCCCAGCATATCGAGGGCTACCCAAAGAAGAATCGCGCCGACGAGAATCGTCCAGTACGACCCGACATCGCCAAGCATGCGTCCGAGCAGGGTACAAATCACCCCAATGGCCGCAATGGTCACGAACAGCCCGAAAGAGAACGCCACGGCATACTTGGCGGCTTCCCGCCCCTGTATGATTTTACCCTGCCCCGCGACATAGCCGACAATGAGGGGGATGGACGCCAGATGGCACGGACTGAAAAGGACGCTGACGACGCCCCAGAGAAAGCAACCAACAGCAGCAATGGCCAGGCTGCCTGTCATCCAGCCATTAATGGCAAGAAACAACTGGTCAAGCATGGCATGCCATCCTAGTTGGCCAACAACTTGTCCAGCATTTCGGCGAACGGCTTTTCGTCCAGAAAGCCTTCGTGCCGATAGACTTCCTTTCCCGCCTTATCAAAAAACAGCTGCGTGGGAATTGCCCGGATTCCAAATTTTGCAGCCTGCTCCGGCGCTTCCCGGACATCGATGAAAACGATAGCCGCTTTTCCCTGGTACTTTTTTTCCATGGCATCCAGGACCGGGACCATCATCTTGCAGGGGATGCATGTCTTGGCCCCGAGATCGACGACGGTCACCATGTCCTTGACGGGGACATCCTGCGTTGATGCGGCAGAGACAATTGAAGCACAGGATACCATAACGATAAACAAGAAAGTCATGATTTTCATGATGTCCTCCACTCTTTTGTGTTCATGTACCTATGCACTAAACATACCATTTTATACTGGCCATAAAACCAGCACAAAGATACCTTAACGCTACTCATGCGTTTAATAATTAAACGCACACCAGTTACACTACGGAAATAAAATATACATATCGGGGGACATGCATGTTTTACATAAAGCTTTGGCCACCAATCCTCTTGACCGGTGGCCAAACATCACACAGCAAGGCCAATCGAGGGAGCGAGAACCATGCCTAGGGCTTGAGCCACGAGAGCAGCTCGCTTCTTGAGGGAACCTTGCCCACCACCTTGACTTCCCCGTCAATGACGACCGCCGGCGTGGAGAAAACGCCATACCCGGCGATTTGTTGAAAATCGGAAACCTTTTCCACTGTCGCGGTCACGCCAGTCTCACTGACGACTTCGCGGACCAGCTTCTCCGCTTCCTTGCACTTCGCGCAGCCAGGACCAAGCACCTTTATTTCCATGATTTCCTCCAAAGGACAGCTTCATTTCGCTTTTATATGACCGCATTGAAAAGATACCCCACGAGGAGGATGCCGAGTCCCACAACACCGGCAAAAACAAGGATCAGGCGGGGCTTGAGCACCTTGCGCAGGATCACCATCTCGGGCAGCGACAAGGCGATGACCGACATCATGAAGGCCAGGACGGTTCCAAGCGCGGCCCCCTTCCCGAGCAGCGCTTCGACCACGGGCACGATCCCGGCCGCATTGGAATACATGGGCACGCCGACGAGGACGGCGGCCGGCACCGACCACCACGCGCCCTTCCCCATGATCGAGGCCATGAATCCTTCGGGCACGTAGCCGTGGATTCCGGCGCCAACCGCAATACCGGCCACGACATAGATCCAGACCTTGCCGACGATATCCTTGACCGCGTGCAGGCCGGCCTCGATGCGATCCGTCCAGGTCTGTTCGTCCGCTGGGACGACGGAAGGATCGGTCCGGATTTTCATGACCCAGTCTTCGACATAGGGCTCCAGGTTGAGCTTTCCGAGCACCCACCCCGCGAGTACGGCCACGAACAATCCCGTGCCGAGGTACAGGGCCGCCACCTTCCAACCCAGAAGGCCGTAGAGCAGGACCAGGGCGATTTCATTGACCATGGGCGCGGAAATCAGAAAGGAGAACGTCACCCCCATCGGCACGCCCGCCGTGACGAAACCGATGAAAAGCGGCACGGCGGAACAGGAGCAAAAGGGCGTGACGATGCCGAGCAGCGCCGCCATGACGTTGCCGACGGACTCCCGTTTCCCGGCAAGGATTTTTCGCGTCCGCTCGGGCGTAAAGAAGGTCCGGATGATGCCTACCCCAAAAACCACGAGGGTGAGCAACATAAGCACCTTGGGCGTGTCGTAAAAGAAGAACTCCAGAGAATCGCCAAGATGGCTTCCCTGGACCACACCGAGCACCTTGTAGGTGATCAGGCGGGAAAACCCGGGCAGCAGGCCATAGACCAGCCACCAGGCGACCAGGACCGGCATGAGCAGCAAAAGATAGCGGACAAGCTTCCCGTTGCCCGTCCCGGTCCCCTCGGACACGGCTTCCTTCACGCAGCAGGTCTTGCATTCAATTGGTTCCATTCCAAATCTCCCGGTTCACTGGGCAGCGCCTTGGCCGCCGAAACGGCCTCCCGCGTCATGCCCCCTGTCGCATCCGACTATTCGCACGGATTGGCAAAATGGGGGGCGACAGCCATGGCCACCGACAGCACCCGCTCTTCGGTCACAGGGCTTTCGCCTTTGGCAAATCCCAGATCGGCAAGCTGGACGTGGGCAAATTCCGTGAAACCCGCCTGCTCCAGGGTCTTGCGGGCGCAATTCAAGGGACAGCCGTCAATGGCGACCACCTTGGCGGCGACTTCGGTGGTCTTCATGATCCCGCTGACGCGCCCGCCGATCCCAGCCAGGCAAAACATCTTCGCCACACCGTCCGCCGTGAGCTTGCGCGCGGCCTGATCGGCCAGGGCGCCGACATCGGCCCCGCCGGAGCAGGCGAAAACGAGTTTGGGGGCGGCGGAGCAGCAGCAACTCTTGTTCTCGGACATGATGGTCTCCAGGTTTTGGTCGGCATCGGCATACGAGGCGCAATCCCGACGGTA
Proteins encoded in this window:
- a CDS encoding sulfite exporter TauE/SafE family protein, translating into MLDQLFLAINGWMTGSLAIAAVGCFLWGVVSVLFSPCHLASIPLIVGYVAGQGKIIQGREAAKYAVAFSFGLFVTIAAIGVICTLLGRMLGDVGSYWTILVGAILLWVALDMLGVAKCSISSGMLGRLKVKGLAGALLLGLAYGVLSGSCTFGFIAPILAIITIQEKILTGVILIVLFAVGHCLPIVVAGSSTALVQRWLENGAMRHGGVWFRKSAGVLIALLGLYFISKPFFGV
- a CDS encoding thioredoxin family protein, translated to MKIMTFLFIVMVSCASIVSAASTQDVPVKDMVTVVDLGAKTCIPCKMMVPVLDAMEKKYQGKAAIVFIDVREAPEQAAKFGIRAIPTQLFFDKAGKEVYRHEGFLDEKPFAEMLDKLLAN
- a CDS encoding thioredoxin family protein, giving the protein MEIKVLGPGCAKCKEAEKLVREVVSETGVTATVEKVSDFQQIAGYGVFSTPAVVIDGEVKVVGKVPSRSELLSWLKP
- a CDS encoding permease, coding for MEPIECKTCCVKEAVSEGTGTGNGKLVRYLLLLMPVLVAWWLVYGLLPGFSRLITYKVLGVVQGSHLGDSLEFFFYDTPKVLMLLTLVVFGVGIIRTFFTPERTRKILAGKRESVGNVMAALLGIVTPFCSCSAVPLFIGFVTAGVPMGVTFSFLISAPMVNEIALVLLYGLLGWKVAALYLGTGLFVAVLAGWVLGKLNLEPYVEDWVMKIRTDPSVVPADEQTWTDRIEAGLHAVKDIVGKVWIYVVAGIAVGAGIHGYVPEGFMASIMGKGAWWSVPAAVLVGVPMYSNAAGIVPVVEALLGKGAALGTVLAFMMSVIALSLPEMVILRKVLKPRLILVFAGVVGLGILLVGYLFNAVI
- a CDS encoding putative zinc-binding protein — protein: MSENKSCCCSAAPKLVFACSGGADVGALADQAARKLTADGVAKMFCLAGIGGRVSGIMKTTEVAAKVVAIDGCPLNCARKTLEQAGFTEFAHVQLADLGFAKGESPVTEERVLSVAMAVAPHFANPCE